In one Terriglobales bacterium genomic region, the following are encoded:
- a CDS encoding isoprenylcysteine carboxylmethyltransferase family protein produces MSAGTVTTTVPSGWSRIARRIRVPLGFVFAVIYLWLARPSPGAIVAGSIVVVAGLAIRAIASGQLKKNEELATSGPYSYTRNPLYLGSILIGIGFALAAGSLWIWFLLVAMFTAIYVPVIRSEEAFLRSRFPDFELYARRVPRLAPRWSGESLISNFSSTLYLKHREYNALIGAVLMMLAITVKMIRSGSAGA; encoded by the coding sequence GTGAGCGCCGGCACTGTAACAACCACTGTGCCGAGCGGATGGTCCCGAATTGCGCGGCGCATTCGCGTGCCGCTGGGATTCGTGTTCGCTGTGATTTATCTCTGGCTGGCACGGCCATCGCCTGGAGCCATCGTCGCGGGCTCAATCGTCGTGGTCGCCGGCCTTGCCATTCGAGCCATTGCCTCCGGACAACTGAAAAAGAACGAGGAGCTGGCGACCTCCGGTCCTTACAGCTACACGCGAAATCCGCTGTATCTCGGCTCAATCCTTATAGGAATTGGCTTCGCGCTGGCTGCCGGGAGTCTTTGGATATGGTTTTTGCTGGTAGCGATGTTCACCGCGATCTATGTGCCGGTGATCCGCAGCGAAGAAGCATTTCTGCGGTCGCGCTTTCCCGATTTTGAACTCTACGCTCGACGTGTGCCCCGGCTGGCGCCGCGCTGGTCCGGCGAGAGCCTGATTTCCAACTTCTCATCCACGCTCTATCTGAAGCATCGCGAGTACAATGCCTTAATCGGCGCCGTTTTGATGATGCTGGCGATTACAGTGAAAATGATCCGATCTGGAAGCGCGGGGGCCTAG
- the waaC gene encoding lipopolysaccharide heptosyltransferase I → MRILIVRLSAMGDIIHAMPAVAGLRAQFPDSRIDWAIEERWSPLLTSRAISDTSASISPEQPLVHFVHQVHMRRWRQHPFSSITREEMRALRSRLRDLNYDHVIDLQGAIRSALLTKVSGARVRAGAMHPRELPARWWYNVKARTPGRHVVDQAAEIVSAAVGRSLDPIQPPFPVSPEAEHWADELTGASSGSFAIVNPGAGWGAKCWPAERYGALVRTLGEHGIKVLVNAGPGEKNLAYEVVQGNEKSAQVVECSLLQLIAICRRAALFVGGDTGPSHLANALGTPAVAIFGPTDPARNGPYAGRYVVLRSPESKRDHSRRRQPEPGLLTITVEQVTEVALALLGVPA, encoded by the coding sequence ATGCGCATATTGATCGTTCGTCTCAGCGCCATGGGCGACATCATCCATGCCATGCCCGCCGTGGCGGGATTGCGTGCGCAGTTTCCCGATAGCCGCATTGACTGGGCGATCGAAGAACGCTGGTCGCCGCTGCTGACCTCCAGAGCAATCTCCGACACGAGCGCCTCGATTTCTCCCGAACAGCCGCTCGTCCACTTCGTCCATCAAGTCCACATGCGACGGTGGCGCCAGCATCCGTTTTCTTCAATAACGCGCGAAGAGATGCGCGCATTGCGCTCGCGATTGCGTGACCTGAACTACGATCACGTCATTGACCTGCAGGGAGCGATTCGCTCGGCGTTGCTCACGAAAGTGAGTGGCGCAAGGGTACGAGCCGGAGCAATGCATCCGCGCGAGTTGCCTGCGCGGTGGTGGTACAACGTGAAGGCACGCACACCCGGACGACACGTCGTCGATCAGGCGGCGGAGATTGTCTCTGCTGCCGTCGGAAGAAGCCTCGACCCCATCCAGCCGCCGTTTCCAGTCTCCCCAGAGGCTGAGCACTGGGCCGACGAGCTAACCGGCGCAAGTTCTGGCTCATTCGCGATCGTCAATCCCGGCGCTGGGTGGGGGGCGAAGTGTTGGCCGGCGGAGCGGTATGGCGCATTGGTACGCACCCTGGGAGAACACGGTATCAAAGTCCTTGTGAATGCCGGACCGGGCGAGAAAAACCTTGCTTACGAGGTAGTCCAGGGCAATGAAAAATCGGCGCAGGTTGTGGAGTGTTCCCTTCTGCAACTGATCGCGATCTGTCGTCGGGCTGCATTGTTCGTCGGTGGAGATACTGGGCCCTCGCATCTTGCGAATGCGTTGGGAACGCCGGCAGTTGCTATCTTTGGCCCGACGGACCCGGCCCGAAATGGTCCTTATGCAGGACGCTATGTAGTGCTTCGGAGCCCGGAGAGCAAGCGCGATCACAGTCGCCGTCGCCAGCCCGAGCCAGGCCTTTTGACCATAACCGTCGAGCAAGTCACCGAGGTGGCTCTGGCGTTACTGGGAGTTCCCGCGTGA
- a CDS encoding DUF3108 domain-containing protein has product MHALSEASRVQCLNRRRFDDAGDYSENDPIWKRGGLVKGRAKTLIDRDRTAHFRRIGAIVPIALATIIATGFQATHPTPAAPSQPPTGVPNQHSGPAPATGKSDAFVSGSKINPPIPNYRFPEGQIFTYSVDWRLVTAGRATVRLDNVNGEHHIVVDADATGAVALLYHVHDRLETFYHPPTNCVLSLTKHTEEGFRRVETKVRYDYGRKKAIVDEQNIRAKNLKHEENDNGSCATNTLAALYYVGSQPLQPGSKFTFPSSDGGKTTDIEVTVEARESVKTPAGKFDTIRVSGEALNGPQKGKGKIWMWYSEDDRRIPVQMQARAFWGTTTFRLTQMRPSTT; this is encoded by the coding sequence ATCCACGCTCTATCTGAAGCATCGCGAGTACAATGCCTTAATCGGCGCCGTTTTGATGATGCTGGCGATTACAGTGAAAATGATCCGATCTGGAAGCGCGGGGGCCTAGTAAAAGGCAGGGCAAAAACACTGATCGATAGAGACCGTACTGCGCATTTCCGGAGGATCGGCGCGATTGTACCGATAGCGCTTGCAACGATCATCGCCACCGGATTTCAAGCGACCCATCCCACACCGGCTGCACCCTCTCAACCGCCGACCGGTGTCCCAAATCAGCACTCTGGTCCCGCTCCTGCGACCGGAAAATCTGACGCGTTCGTTTCCGGCTCAAAGATCAATCCGCCGATCCCAAATTACCGCTTTCCTGAAGGTCAGATATTTACTTACAGCGTTGACTGGCGCCTGGTCACCGCCGGCAGGGCGACGGTGCGGCTGGACAATGTGAACGGCGAGCATCATATCGTCGTCGACGCTGATGCCACTGGAGCGGTGGCGTTGCTTTATCACGTTCATGATCGGCTCGAAACTTTTTACCATCCGCCGACCAACTGCGTGCTGTCTCTCACCAAGCACACAGAAGAGGGTTTCCGCCGAGTCGAGACCAAAGTTCGGTACGACTACGGCCGCAAGAAGGCGATTGTTGACGAGCAGAACATTCGCGCGAAAAACCTGAAGCACGAAGAGAATGACAATGGGAGTTGCGCCACAAATACTCTCGCGGCGTTGTACTACGTAGGATCGCAGCCGTTGCAGCCGGGCTCGAAGTTCACCTTCCCCAGCAGCGACGGCGGAAAGACCACCGACATCGAAGTCACAGTCGAAGCCCGCGAGTCGGTGAAAACGCCGGCAGGAAAGTTCGACACGATTCGCGTCTCGGGGGAAGCTCTAAATGGTCCGCAAAAGGGAAAAGGAAAAATCTGGATGTGGTATTCGGAAGACGATCGTCGCATCCCGGTCCAGATGCAGGCTCGTGCCTTTTGGGGAACGACGACGTTTCGGCTTACCCAAATGCGGCCAAGCACGACGTGA
- a CDS encoding M28 family peptidase, producing the protein MFLKVAAYLSANFAAYILQAMPISSRFLRLALIFFISCRFTWSQNPSDSKVKAEAVRAHEMFLASDAMRGRGSATPDEWITATYVASEFQKYGLKPGLPDGTYIQRAELVQPVVEGPAKITAPQSSNLAPFEEGKDFSLIRTSGESFSGPLQVVNSENAGTIQIQPGAVLLLSSDLGAQAGTVGRRAYGAGAKAILREDPSLTAETLARSLDERSAIEPHLPETGRSLGRSFTLLAVTKDVSERLAKLAPNTVVSFDIHTKDTPRSTYNAVAVLSGKDASANAKTILLSAHLDHLGIGRPVNGDSIYNGANDDASGTIAVLELARALAVGPKPQRTIYFVCYGSEELGGLGSTYFRDHTPVPLDRIAANIEFEMIGNQDPKMPKGKLLLTGWDRSNLGPTLVQHGALLGDDPYPEQHFFERSDNYSLALKGVVAHTVGGWGTPPTYHKPDDDIAHLDFDFMTQAIQSFVEPVRWLANSDFVPEWLPGKKPEATH; encoded by the coding sequence GTGTTTTTGAAAGTCGCAGCCTATCTTAGTGCGAACTTTGCCGCCTATATACTGCAAGCAATGCCGATCAGCTCACGTTTTCTGCGACTCGCCCTCATCTTTTTCATTTCTTGCCGCTTTACCTGGAGCCAAAATCCTTCTGATTCGAAGGTCAAGGCAGAAGCGGTTCGCGCTCATGAAATGTTTCTTGCCAGCGACGCTATGCGCGGACGCGGCAGCGCTACTCCTGATGAATGGATAACGGCGACCTACGTTGCTTCGGAATTCCAGAAGTACGGCTTGAAGCCCGGACTGCCGGACGGAACCTACATCCAACGCGCTGAGCTCGTTCAACCGGTTGTCGAAGGTCCCGCCAAAATCACGGCTCCGCAGAGTTCGAATCTTGCACCATTCGAAGAAGGCAAAGACTTCAGCTTGATCCGAACCAGCGGCGAGAGCTTTTCGGGACCGCTGCAGGTGGTCAACTCAGAAAATGCTGGCACGATTCAAATCCAACCCGGAGCCGTTCTTTTGCTCAGCAGCGACCTCGGCGCACAAGCGGGCACCGTGGGCAGGCGCGCTTATGGAGCTGGAGCGAAAGCGATCCTCCGCGAAGACCCCTCGTTGACAGCCGAGACACTTGCCAGGAGCCTGGACGAACGCAGCGCGATCGAACCTCATCTTCCCGAGACCGGACGGTCCTTAGGCAGAAGCTTTACGCTTCTCGCGGTCACCAAGGATGTAAGCGAGCGCCTCGCAAAACTCGCGCCCAATACTGTGGTCTCCTTCGACATCCACACCAAGGACACGCCGCGTTCCACCTACAACGCCGTTGCAGTGCTGTCTGGCAAAGATGCCAGCGCCAACGCCAAGACGATTCTGCTGTCAGCCCATCTCGACCATCTCGGAATCGGAAGGCCGGTAAACGGCGATTCAATCTATAACGGAGCGAACGACGACGCCTCCGGCACGATTGCTGTCCTTGAACTCGCGCGCGCACTCGCAGTTGGTCCCAAGCCGCAGCGAACGATCTACTTTGTTTGCTACGGAAGTGAAGAACTCGGAGGTCTGGGTTCGACCTACTTCCGCGACCACACGCCAGTTCCCCTCGACCGCATCGCAGCGAACATTGAATTCGAGATGATCGGCAACCAGGATCCCAAAATGCCAAAAGGGAAATTGCTCCTCACTGGCTGGGACCGCTCAAATCTTGGTCCCACTCTGGTCCAGCATGGAGCACTGCTAGGCGATGATCCTTACCCGGAGCAACATTTCTTTGAGCGCTCGGACAATTACTCTTTGGCGCTCAAGGGAGTGGTAGCTCACACGGTAGGAGGCTGGGGCACACCACCGACCTACCACAAGCCCGACGACGACATCGCTCATCTCGATTTCGATTTCATGACGCAGGCGATCCAGTCGTTCGTCGAGCCCGTGCGCTGGCTCGCCAACTCGGACTTTGTTCCGGAGTGGCTGCCGGGAAAAAAACCGGAAGCGACCCACTAA